From the Roseibium sp. HPY-6 genome, one window contains:
- a CDS encoding glycosyltransferase family 4 protein — MDATIQSGSQEEASSPFATRRIIHVVRQFAPSVGGLEDVVKNLANQQRNRFEDVKVVTLDRLFTDPGKHLSSQETIDGIEVLRIPYSGSSRYPIAPSVLSRISEADLVHVHAIDFFFDFLALTRLIHHRKLVATTHGGFFHTRKFARIKSIWFNTLTRFSASQFAGLVCCSASDLDLFQKIAPHKSVLIENGAGIEKFMDASSPRPCKRLLTLGRFSSNKRLDRLLDLMSVLTKKDPAWRLDIAGMESELTADQLIEESSTRGLAEHIDVHVGLSNDELRRLIGQCSLFVSASEYEGFGLVLIEAMSAGLVPVVEANDAFRAIAWKHPLVRTVDYADTRRAADSIQASFAELERHPGLRSEAIGAARDYGWSAKAQQYENLYRDILSTRP; from the coding sequence ATGGACGCAACCATTCAGTCCGGCAGCCAGGAAGAAGCAAGCTCGCCTTTCGCAACGCGGCGTATCATTCACGTGGTGCGCCAGTTTGCACCGAGCGTCGGAGGGCTGGAGGACGTTGTCAAAAATCTCGCCAATCAGCAACGCAATCGCTTTGAAGACGTAAAGGTCGTGACGCTCGATCGACTGTTTACCGATCCCGGCAAGCATCTTTCCAGCCAGGAAACCATCGACGGGATTGAAGTGCTGCGTATCCCTTATTCAGGAAGTTCACGCTACCCGATTGCACCATCCGTCCTCTCCAGAATTTCAGAAGCCGATCTGGTGCACGTTCATGCGATAGATTTCTTTTTCGATTTCCTCGCGCTGACCAGGCTCATTCATCACCGAAAGCTCGTCGCCACCACCCATGGCGGGTTTTTTCACACACGAAAGTTCGCGCGTATTAAGTCCATCTGGTTCAATACGCTGACACGTTTTTCGGCAAGCCAGTTTGCAGGCCTCGTGTGCTGCAGCGCGAGTGACCTGGATCTCTTTCAAAAGATAGCACCACATAAATCCGTCCTCATTGAAAATGGAGCCGGAATTGAGAAATTCATGGATGCCAGTTCACCGCGACCTTGCAAAAGGCTCCTGACGCTCGGCCGGTTTTCCTCCAACAAACGGCTCGATCGCCTTCTTGACCTGATGAGCGTGCTCACAAAAAAGGATCCCGCGTGGCGTCTGGACATCGCGGGAATGGAATCAGAGTTGACGGCCGATCAGCTGATCGAGGAATCGAGTACGCGCGGTCTTGCCGAACACATTGACGTTCACGTTGGTTTGTCAAATGACGAGCTGCGTAGACTGATCGGACAATGCAGTCTTTTTGTCAGTGCATCGGAGTATGAAGGCTTCGGGTTGGTTCTGATCGAAGCGATGAGCGCAGGCCTCGTGCCCGTCGTTGAGGCAAATGATGCTTTCAGGGCCATCGCCTGGAAACATCCATTGGTGCGCACCGTGGATTATGCGGACACCCGGCGTGCGGCTGACAGCATTCAGGCAAGTTTTGCAGAATTGGAGCGGCACCCGGGATTGCGCTCCGAGGCAATTGGGGCAGCACGTGACTATGGCTGGTCCGCAAAGGCGCAGCAGTACGAGAACCTCTATCGGGATATTCTTTCAACCCGGCCGTAA
- a CDS encoding UDP-phosphate alpha N-acetylglucosaminyltransferase has protein sequence MSYSTLSDRQVPLRTALDHDQAQYRLWLMCVYAVVVGTLTFNFALAFANTNAFRISESYVILSEMGLLSAALFLIILSRNSMLFLLLVLYFSYVALVLALRPELDLKAIRDFLIPIVFYFIGKRFKRIEDADRLVWISTAIVLSVAFFEYFFLDLYTRMVSIFDYYVARGTLTADANFVEGSNLFVSSTRIGGRNFLAFLGDVRASSVFLEPVTMGNFGAFLCLWALFRSGMKHRALMFLAAFAAVILPDARFGMFVCIALVAAAAAGLVLPRITWWSLPVLILFALGIYGGWNTELNWTDDLGGRLLHASQLLQEVTPEILFGVAANVPFLADNGFAYSLAQIGVVGLLGLWTCYIFAPYEDQRAIQFKALAATYIALLMTISNSFYSIKMAALFWVAAGAADAMRSRQLTNPHNQRQRDTGSVLLPPLAGSPAYGRVERISR, from the coding sequence ATGTCGTACTCAACGCTGTCTGACCGTCAGGTACCGCTTCGAACCGCTCTGGACCACGATCAGGCCCAGTACCGGCTCTGGCTCATGTGCGTTTATGCCGTTGTGGTCGGGACGCTCACGTTCAACTTTGCGCTGGCATTTGCAAACACCAATGCTTTTCGCATTTCGGAGAGCTACGTTATCCTATCGGAAATGGGGCTGCTTTCGGCGGCGTTGTTCCTGATTATCCTCAGCCGGAACAGCATGTTGTTCCTGCTTCTGGTTCTCTATTTCAGCTATGTGGCCCTTGTTCTCGCCCTACGGCCCGAACTCGATCTCAAGGCCATTCGCGACTTTCTGATCCCGATCGTTTTCTACTTCATCGGCAAGCGCTTCAAACGGATCGAGGATGCGGACAGACTGGTCTGGATCTCGACAGCGATCGTACTCTCCGTCGCCTTTTTCGAGTATTTCTTTCTCGATCTTTACACGCGGATGGTGAGCATTTTCGACTATTACGTCGCCCGGGGAACGTTGACCGCCGACGCCAATTTTGTCGAAGGGTCCAACCTTTTCGTCTCAAGTACGCGTATCGGCGGACGGAACTTCCTGGCCTTTCTTGGAGACGTGCGCGCGTCATCGGTGTTCCTGGAGCCGGTCACGATGGGCAACTTCGGTGCTTTCCTGTGTCTTTGGGCGCTGTTCCGGTCCGGAATGAAGCATCGCGCCCTGATGTTCCTCGCCGCCTTTGCGGCCGTGATCTTGCCCGATGCCCGTTTTGGCATGTTCGTCTGTATTGCACTGGTAGCGGCCGCCGCTGCCGGGCTTGTGCTGCCAAGGATCACCTGGTGGAGCCTGCCGGTGCTCATTCTGTTCGCGCTCGGCATCTATGGAGGCTGGAATACCGAACTCAACTGGACGGACGATCTTGGCGGACGCCTGCTTCACGCGAGCCAGCTGCTGCAGGAAGTCACACCGGAGATCTTGTTCGGCGTGGCCGCCAACGTACCATTTCTGGCAGACAACGGTTTTGCCTATTCGCTCGCGCAGATCGGAGTGGTCGGACTGCTGGGCTTGTGGACGTGCTACATATTCGCGCCGTATGAAGATCAGCGCGCAATCCAGTTCAAGGCGCTGGCGGCGACCTATATCGCGCTTTTGATGACGATCTCGAATTCCTTCTATTCAATCAAAATGGCGGCCCTTTTCTGGGTTGCAGCGGGTGCTGCCGACGCCATGAGATCGCGGCAGCTGACAAACCCTCACAACCAGCGCCAACGGGACACAGGATCTGTTCTATTGCCCCCACTTGCAGGATCACCTGCTTACGGCCGGGTTGAAAGAATATCCCGATAG